Below is a window of Coriobacterium glomerans PW2 DNA.
GCTCGGTTGCAACGTCGAGGTTCGGCCGCATGCGCACCGTCAGCGTCGAGTCCGATGCGGGTGCCACGGTCACGGTATCGGTCAGATCGAGCGCAGCCATAACAGAATCGACTCGGTGGTAACCGCGTGCATCCGTTTGCGCGTGAACTCCGAGATAGAGATTGACTTTGGCGGGAGCAAAAACTCTGATCGCCCGTTCGATCATCCTCAGTGCTCCTCAAGCTGGTTGCCCAGGGGAGTGAAGATATGCTCACCAGATTCCGGATCGAACAACTCGACCGTACCCGTCAGAACATCCACATACTGATAGGACTGACGCGACTTGCGGCCCCGGCGCTCATCGACCTCTATGATGAAAACTGCAGGATGAACGGTTTGAATCGTACCGATGCGCTCGATGACGCGCGTACGACCCATATTGGCCTTCACTTTCACGCGATCGCCTACCATGCCCTCGAGTTTCTCGTGGATGTCCTCAATGTGATTGACTTCCTGATCTTCCATCAACGATGCCTCCCGCGGACTCATTTCTAAAAGGCAGATATGCCCCAAGATAGACAAACGGACTGATTGTATCAGGCCGCGACGGCAATTGCATCTCATGTGACGAATCTGCGCAGCTTGCGCCGAGCGGTACGAGAAAACTCCGGCCGATCCCCGCGACGCGCTCGCGTGACACGCGCTGAATCGCGGCCCTCGTCAGATGGCGGTACCCGACGCAGCGAGTCTTCGAGCTAGATCGTGCAGCGCGTGGAAACGGTGGCTGATGGCGTTCTTCTCCTCGGCGGAGAGCTCGGCCATGGTCATGCCGGGCCTCGCCGCGGGCAGAAACAGCGGATCGTAGCCGAAGCCGTTCTCACCATGCGGCGCGAAACCGATGCTGCCCTCGCAGCTGCCCTCACCGCTGAGCACCGTCCCTCCCGCGTCGATGAGCGCGACCACGCTCACAAATCGCGCCGTTCTGGCGCTTGCCGGCGTGTTTGCCAGGCGGCTCAGCAGTTTTGCGTTGTTCGCCTCGTCATCGCCGTGGACCCCGGCATAACGTGCCGAGTACACGCCCGGCTCGCCCCCGAGCGCATCGACCACGATACCCGAATCGTCGGCGATGGCGGCGAGGCCCGTCTCGGCGACAGCTGCCTCGGCTTTGATGAGGGCGTTCTCGAGAAACGTCGTTCCGGTCTCCTCGGGTTCCTCGAAATCGCCAAGCTGTGCGATCGCGACGAACACCTTATCGGGCATCACACGGCCCAGAATCGACTCGATCTCGACGAGCTTGTGCGCATTGCCCGTCGCGACCACTATCGTTCGGGCGGGATCAAGTGCGTCGATATCGATGTGCTCCCATGCCATGTCGGCTCCCTATCTCCTCGTCTGGCGATCTTGGGCGACTATCTGTCTGAGACGCGCTCAGGCCTCGTCTCTGAATGCCGTGACCTCGTTTTGAAGAGCGATCAGCCTTTCTATCCCTTCAAATCCCAGATCGAGCAGTGCATCCAGATGCGCTCGATCAAAGGGCGTGCGCTCACCTGTGCCCTGTATCTCGACGATCTCCCTGCTCTGCGTGCACACGAGATTCATGTCGACCTCGGCACGCGAGTCCTCGGCGTAATCGAGATCGAGCAAGACGTTGCCATCCACAAGACCCATTGAGACCGCCGCGACCTGGCTCACCAGAGGAATTCTGGGAATCCTGGCCGCCTCCACCCAAGCCGCGAGCGCATCGTGAAGGGCCACCCAGGCACCGGTGAGAGCGGCTGTTCGCGTCCCACCGTCAGCTTGGATCACGTCGCAGTCGATCGTCACGGTGTGTTCGCCGAGCGCGCGCAGATTGGTCGCGGTGCGCAGGCTTCTCCCGATGAGGCGCTCGATCTCTTGAGAGCGCCCCCTGCGCTGACCGAACTCTCGTCTCGTGCGACGCCCGGTCGAAGCGGGCAGCATCGCGTACTCAGCCGTGACCCACCCTGAACGGCTCGCTCGACGCCATCCGGGCAGTCCGTCCTCTATCGTGGCGGCGCACAGCACACGGGTGTCACCGAATTCCACCATGCATGAACCGAGCGCGTTCTTCATGACATCCCGCTCGAGTCTCACGCGCCGCAGATCGCCCGCTCCCCGGCCGTCCGCCCTGCGTACCTCCATGTGCTCCATGCCCACTCCTTTCACAGTCTGCGCGTCCGGATCTGGCGATCCGACGCGAGCCGACTGAGTTCATCGATGCCCACATGCTCGACGTCCACGAGCCGTGAGCCGAAGATGAATCGTCCCGCCTCCGCGAATGCGGACGTGTTCTCGGAGGTCGTCGCGAACCGATGCTCGGGCCTCGCTGTCGACGGGGCGAGATGCCCTTGGCAAGCGAGCATCTCATGAAGCTCGCGCATCGTCTCCTCGGCTGAGGACACCACGTGCACGCCTCTGCCCAGCACGGCGCGAATAGGGCGCACGAGCAGCGGAAAATGCGTGCAGCCAAGTACGACGGCATCGATATCGAGACCCCTGAGCGGCTCGGTCTCGCGGCGCACGAGGGCGCGCACCTCCGGCGTATCGAATAGATCTGCTCCATCCAGCCACTGCGCATCGGCTCCGATTCCGCCGGCCAATCGGCTCTCGACGAGCTCTACGAAGCGCTGGGTCGCGCAACCGTGCACGCCAACACCGGCATCGAGGTTCTTGATCGCACGCAAATAGGCGCCCGAAGCGATGGTGAGATCGGTGGCGAGCACACCGATCTCGCGCGTGCGCGTTGCCAGAACGGCTGCGCGCGCGCCCGGCCCTATGACACCTATGACCGGGACATCGAACATGCGCTGAGCGAGACCGAGTGCTGAGGCCGTCGCCGTGTTGCAGGCGATGACGATCACCTTGACGCGCTGCCGCACCAGCCATGTCCCCACCTGCGCAACGAAGGCGCGCACCTCCTCGACGCCGCGCGTTCCGTAGGGGCAGCGCGCGGTGTCACCGATGTAGACGATCGATTCGTGCGGCATGGCGCGCGAGATGGCCCTTGCAACCGTGAACCCGCCGACGCCCGAGTCGAACACGCCGATCGGGCGATCGCCGGTGAAGGCCGTTTTGGTCGGCTGAGCCATCATGCGCTCCGCTCCCGAGCGGCCAGCACGGTGCGCATGGCGCACACCCATCCATCGGTGATGCGTCCGTGCGCGACGTAGGCATCGGGATGCGCTGCGAGAAACGCCGGCGCAGTCGCGCATCGAAGGCCGTTCTCCACCAAGATGAATGTCCCCACATGATCCGCCATGAGAAAATCGGATGCCGCATCGCCGATGGCGAGCGTCTGCTCGATGGGGATCGAGCGCAGCTCGCAGAAGCGCGCGATACCCCGACCCTTGTTGAGTCCCTTCGGCACGATGTTGAATGCCCTGCCCTTCGTGCCCGCGGGCAGCTTCAGAGTCGTGGGCTCCGATATGTAGTTGAGATAGCCGTTGTCCGCCCAGTCGAGCGCAGTCGAACATGCGTCGAGCAGATCACGCGCTTGCTCATCGGGAATCTCTCCGCGCATCCCGACCGTCACCTCGCGATGCCTGTAGCCGGTCGACATGTCGTTGTGGTACTCGAGCAGGCCCGGCCAGCGATTGGCGAACTCATCGCAGATACCGGTGCTCTCGATCACCTCATGGGGTGTGAGTCCGCAGGCTGGGACGTAGTCCATATCCGCTGTGAAGTACTCCCAGCGGCTGCTGGCATGATCGACCATGATGAGGCCGCCCATCTCGCCGATGAAGGCATTGAGGCCCAAGATGCGCACGTCCTCATGGAGCATGGAGCGATTGCGTCCGGAACACGGAATGACCTCGATGCCCGAGCGCTTGAGTTCGACCAGAGCGGCGACCAGATCGAGGCTCGGCGCGCCGCTCGCATCAGCCAGCGCGCAGGAACCCGGTGCGAGCATGGTGCCATCGAGATCCGTGAAGACGTAGCGCACGCCGGCGAGCTGCTCGCGCAGGGCATCGTCAGGTGATAGAGGCAGAAAGCTGTTGGGCATGGGCCCTCCGGTATCGAGCGAAGCGAACGGCCCTATCATAACCGCCTTCGTCGACGCGTGGCCAGCCGGACGGCAGATGCCACGCAGAAGTCACGCCATCGCTTCGAGTGCGCGGCTCCTCGATCGGTGCGGCTTGGGTTATACTTGGTGTCCGCGGGCGATTGGCGCAACTGGTCAGCGCAGGTGCCCTACACGCACAAGGCTGGGGGTTCGAGTCCCTCATCGCCCACCCGCGATACCGCAGCGCCCTCCAGGCAATCTGTGCCTGGAGGGCGCTTCATCTGTGAGCTGCGCATCTGCTGCTAGCTCAGAAGTCGCATGACACTCGTTTTTGACAGATGCGTGCCACCGCCAACTCGAGAGGCGCCGGTCACGCCGCTGAGCGCGCGATCGGCGATCGAGCTCTTATCAGGAGAGCTTCCAGCTGGCCGTCTCGCTCTTCGAGAGAAACGAGGAGGTGTAGAGCGCTTTGACGGTTCCATCCTTGAAATAGATGTTTCCCGAGACCGTGCCGCCGGCGGCGAGCGTACCGGAGTTGAGCTCGTCGGTGCCCTCGCTGTAATAGGTCGCGGTCTCCTGCGCCCCCTTCGCGTCCTCGCCCTTCCAGTCAAAGGAGTTGTAGCTCACCTCTTTATCGCCGTTGTTCACGTATGTGACGTGAATGCCGATCACCTTCGAACCATCGTAGTTCTTGAGATCCCCTTGAACCGAATCGAGCTTCACGCTGAGTCCGTTCTCGAGCTTGACCTCGGTGCCCGCGGAGAGATCCTTGTAGTCGCCCTTTGAGGACCCCTTGTCGGATGAATCCTTGTCCTGGGACTTCGAGGTCGCTGACGGACCGTTCGCCGCATGGTCGATGGCCGCGACGTACATCGCCTGCGTCCCCATGACGATGGCGAACGCGATGACGTTCACGATGACCGCCGCGATGGCCAGCCCTTTGCCGGATCTCTTGCCGCGAACGGTTCCCACGATGCCCACGATCGCGAAGATCGCTCCGATCACCGCGAGCGGTGCCGCGAAGTTGTTGATGATCGGAACCCATGAGAGAACGAGCGCGAGCACGCCCAACACGATCCCTACGATCGCCGCCGCCGAGTGGGACCGTCCCTGTGCGTTATCCACCATAACCTCAACCTTTCTGATTCGTCGCTGCAATCAAACGAGGGGTTCCTCGCTGATTCCGATATGGCCTCATTATTGTGTAGAGGGTGCTCGATTTCATTAGCTGTCAGCTAAGGTCTGGAAATATTTTTTCGCTTGCAGATTGAATGCCGTGCATATCACTGAGTCTCCTCCCCCTGCACACGCTGCTGACAGCTAGCGTGTACCCGCATCCTCCTTTTTTAAACACGCTATTGCGCTCGTCGCCGACGTCCGTTCCGGATCGGCATGCGGCTCCACACATCAATCCATCCAGTGGGTTATTATTTTATCTACGAACACCTGTTCGATATGAGAGGAGCGATGTGGGAGATCTCGCTGGGACGAATGGCATACCCATGCGGCGCGTATATGTCGGGGTCACGGTCGAGTACGACCCATGCGGCGACGAGCGGCCGGTGCGCGTGACCTGGATCGACGGCAGGAGCTGGACCGTGGAATCCGTCTACAGCGTCCGCAGCTACGGTCGCGCTCACATGGGCAACCTCGTCACGCGCTTCGACGTTCGGATCGCAGGCAGGCGCAAGAGCCTGTGGCGGCAGGGAACGAGGTGGTTCGTCGCGCCGCCGGCGGCGCCCTCGGCACCGGTGCAGGGGACAGGCGTGAAATGAGGAGACGGGCGTTGCGACCCATGAATGCTGAGCGGCACCCCGCAGATCAGGGTACACTCCCAGGTGAGAAACCATCGAGCGTCCCGTCGGGAGGCCATCGGAACACGGATCCCCGAAGCAGGCGCGAGCGGATGCGGACGGCAGCCGGTCGCGAACCCGACGGACGCGAGCGCCAGACAGGCGCGGGCCGAGACGACGAGCGAGCCCGCGCCTGTCGGCCCAGAAAGAGGTTCACCATGGCTGAACAAACCACCGCAGAGAATCGATCGGGGGCACCGGCACTCATCGTCGGAGACGTCCATCTCGCCCAAAGCGACATCCTCCCACGAGTCGAGACGGCGGTGAGGCGCCTCGATCTCGAAAGAATCGTGATGCTCGGCAATTACTGCGACGCATGGAGCAGCACGGGGATCCGCGCACCCGGCTGCATTCTCATCCCAGGTCTTCGCATGCTGCGTGACTGGGTCGGCGATCTGCGAGAGCGCGGCGTCACCTGTGAGGTGCTCGTGGGCAACCATGACATGGAATACATCCTGGGCTCCGAGACGGCCGCCACCGAGCCGAGGCTCGCCGGCGAGGCCAGACGCATCCTCGCAGATATGGGTGCCCGCATCGCGGCCGAAGCCGAAGGGTTTCTCATCACGCACGCGGGGCTTACGCGAACCTACGCCGAGGTGCACCTGGGCGGCGCGTGCAACGCCACCCGAGCTCGTGACGGACTCAACGCGCTGTTTGATTCAGGTGAGGATGAGCACCTCAGCGCGCTTGCGGCGCGCGGACAACAGCACGGCCCCCAAGACCCGCCGGGACCGCTGTGGACGGATATCGAGGAGCTCACAGCCGATCCAGCGCTCGGCATGGATCAGATCGTCGGCAACACCCCGATCCCGACGTGCCGGCGCGCGTTCTGCACCGCTGACTCGGCGGGCCGCGCGCCCAGGATCTATCTGTGCGATACCTACTCACTCGATTCGATGTTCCGACCGCTCGGAGATGGCAGCATGCTCATGATCCGCGATGATGACCTCGCGGTGATCACGAGCGAGGACCTCGGAATCGAGCCCTGGTTGTAAGCGAGTCATCCCCTTGGGATGCCGTTCTCGCCGCCCTATGGTATCGTAGCGGGCATTCAGGAAATGGAGCTGGCCGCGACGAGCTGGGGCACGATGGACGAGAACCGCTCGAACAGGATCGCATCACTGGACGGGTTGCGCGGGATCGCATGCCTGTCCGTGCTGCTGCTGCATATCGGTATGATGATCCGACCTCTTGGCGCCGACTCCCCCTACGGCCTGATACCGGGGACGGCATCAGTTCTCATCTTTTTCGTGCTCTCCGGCGTGGTCCTGTCGATCGCACCGCTCGCGCGACTTCGCGCGGGCGCGCACGACGATTGGCTCGGCTACTACCCCAGACGCGTGGTGCGCCTCGGCATCCCCGCCGCCGCGGCGATCGCGCTCGGTATCATCGCAGGCTTTGTCGCATGGCGCATGGGACAGATGTCCCGCTCCGCGATGGCCGTCGAGTTCTCCTCGGGTGCGCGCAGGGCCGTCCATGACATCCTCATGCAATTCGATCTGCTCTTCAACGTCTCAGATGACACGGTCAACCTGTTCGGCGGAGCGATCTCACGAGTCGACTCACCGGTATGGTCCATGAGCTGGGAGCTATGGTTCAGCCTGACGCTCCCTCTTGCCATCGCCTGCATCGGCAGGATCCGCCGTGACGGCCCGGCTGTCCTCGGCGCGCTCGCAGCGATATTCCTCTCGAGCTGGAGCGGATACTTCCCGTTGCGCCTGTGCCTCATGTTCTGGATCGGCACATTGCTCGCACGGCGCTGGGAGCGGCTCCGCGCCCTGCGCCTTCCGCGGGCGCTTGAGGTCATTTCGCTCATCGCGGCGGCGCTGCTCATCGAGCTGCCGCAGCTCGTCGCGACCGGACCGCTCGGCGCGGCAGCGCTCTCGACCGCGATGAGCGCGGCATGCGCGGCATGCGTCGCTCTCGCGATGACCGATGGCCTGCTGCATCGAGCACTCAGCTGCAAGCCGATTCTGATGCTGGGCGCCCTCTCCTACAGCCTGTATCTCACGCATGCGATCACGATCGGGGCGATCGAGGCGCTTCTGCCCCGCATCGGCATCGCATCTCCGCTCATGCTGTCGGGGATCGCGCTGGCGGCTAGCCTCGGCGTCGCCACCGCGTTCTGGCGTCTGATCGAGCGCCCGAGCATACGACTGTCTCACGTGGTCGGACGAGCAACGCATCCGTCGAGAGGCGGAGTGGACGTGATCTAGCCGAGCACGTCCGCCAAACCCGCAACAAGGGCGCCCACATCCGTCTTGGTGCAGATGAGCGGCGGCAGAAACCGCAGCGTGCGCGGACCGGTCGCGCTCAGCACGAAGCCGGCCTCCAAGGCGCGGGCCACCACGTCGCGCGCGTCACCGGACGCCTCGTCGATATCGCAGCCGATCATGAGACCGGCGCCGCGCACCTCGACCACGTGCGAAAGGGCAGCGAGCTGCTCGGCCATATAGGCTCCGACCTCGCTGACCCGCTCGCCGAATCGGCCGACCACGAGCTCGGAGAGAACCGCCTCGGCCGCCGCAACCGAAAGCGGGCTCCCTCCGAACGTCGAGCCGTGGTCTCCCGGCTCAAAGGCCTCGGCCACCTCGCGGCGCGCGACGCAGGCGCCCATGGGCACACCCCCGGCGATGCCCTTGGCCAGACTCATGATATCGGGATGGATCCCGAACAGGTGCGACGCGAACGGGGCTCCGGTGCGGAACAGTCCCGTCTGCACCTCGTCTGAGATGAGCAGGCCACCATGGCTGTGAACGAGATCCCGGGCGGCGCGCATGAAATCTTGCGTCAGGGGGTGCACGCCGCTCTCGCCCTGAATCGCCTCGACCATGACGGCGCAGATCTCGCTGCCCTGCTCCCCGAAGATCGCCTGCAGCTGCTCGATGCTGTTCGGCTCGCATGCGATGAAGCCGTCGGGCAGGGGCTTGAACGGTTCCTGCAGGTGATCCTGCATCGTCGCCGCAAGCGTCTCGTGTGTCCGACCGTGAAAGCTTCCGCGCAGGCAGATGATCGTGTTCCCTTTGTTGCCCTTGCGTCTCGCGAACAGGCGCGCGAGCTTCATCGAGGTCTCATTGGCTTCGGCTCCCGAATTCGCGAAGAAGGTCTGCCAGATCTGCTCGCCGGCTCGAGGAGCGCTCGCGGCGGCGACGGCCTCTCCATCTTGGCTTTTGATGGCGCGGGCCAGAGCGCGAGCACCGAGGGCATCTCCGTTGGCGAGCTTCGAGAGCATCGCCGCGACCTCGCCGCGATGCTCGATGAAAAAGAAGTTCGAAACATGCAGCAGCCTGTGCGCCTGCGCCTCGATCGCAGCCGTCAGCGCGGGGTGCGCGTAGCCCAGGCAGCACACGCCGATTCCGGCGAGAAAATCCAGGTAGCGCCTGCCGTCATCGCCCTCGAGGGACATGCCCTCGCCCCGTGTGAACTCAACGTCCAGGCGCGCGAACGTCTGCATCATGTATGACGCTTCAAGCGTCTGCTCCTGATCTAACGACATGTGGACCACCTTTCTGTCGAGCGGGCCGCTCGCCCGCCGCCGATGCCGCGAGCTCATCGTTCAGCTCGAGACGGCACCTCTGCCGATCGTGAAAGCCGCTCGCCTCATATCTTCTCGACCGCCTCCGCGGCGGGATCGATATTCTCCGCGAGACGTGAAGCGAACGTTCCCAGCGGATGAGGATGCGCATCCATCTCGTACCCGGCATCAGTGGAATGCATCACCGTTCCCACACCCGAATCTGTGAGCAGCTCCAGGAGCAGCGCATGATCGATGGTGCCGTTTATGATGTGGGAGCGAAACACGCCGCAGCGCAGCGCGTAGATGCAAGACTCCAGCTTGGGGATCATACCCTTGGCGACCTTGCCGCCATCGAGCAGCCGCTGGGTCTCCTCGAGCGTGAGGTTCGAGATGAGCGAGGCTCTATCCGAGAAATCCTCAAAGAGACCATTGACATCGGTCAGGAAAACCACGTCGTGCGCGTGGACCGCCGCCGCGATATAGCCAGCCGCGACGTCAGCGTTTATGTTGTAGAATCCGCCGTCCTCGCCTTGAGCCACAGATGCGATGACCGGGATGTACTCGTGCGATATCATCTCTTCGAGATACTCGGCGTTGACGCTCACGATCTTGCCCACGCGTCCCAGCTCGGGATCGAGCTGCTCGGCGACGATAACCCCCGCATCGCAGCCCGAGACGCCGACGGCGATGTTTCCGTGCTCGTTGATGACCGAGACGAGCTCTTGATTCACCTTGCCCACAAGGACCTCGCGTACGATCTCCATAGCCGCAGGAGTCGTGACGCGCTGACCGTCTTTGAAGCTCACCGGCAGATCGCAGCGCTCGAGAGCCTCGCTGATCGCCGATCCGCCACCATGAACGAGCACCGGCTTCATACCGATGATCTTGAGCAACAGGATATCGGCCATCACGTCCGCGCGCAGGCGCTTGTCGACCATGGCCGCGCCGCCGTATTTGATGACCACGGTTTTTCCGGTGAGATTCTTGATCCATGGCAGCGCTTCAAACAGAAGCTGGACCGTCTGCTCGCTGGGAACAGCCGCTCGGGCGTCACGGGCGTATTTCATGGGGACCTCCACGCATGCGATCGGATCGGAGCTCGTTATATCGCGTCGCGCTATGTGCGATAGTCGCCGTTGATCTTGACGTAGTCGCTCGTGAGATCGCAGGTCCATACGCGCGTCGCGCACGAGCCCGCTCCCACATCGGCTGAGATGACGATCTCGGAGGACTCGAACCGTCGCCGAGCCTCCCGTTCATCGAAGGGCACCGCCAGACCGCCGCGGCACACGGGAATCCCCATGATGTCGATGGCCACGTCTTCCTGTCTGAACAGCGCGCCGCATTTCCCGAGCGCCATGGCGACGCGACCCCAGTTGCAATCTCGTCCGGCGATCGCGGTCTTGACGAGCGGGGAATTGGCGACCGCGCGCGCCAGGGTATCGGCATCGGCCGGAGTCGCGGCACCCGTGACGTTGACGGTCACGAGTCTTGAGGCTCCCTCCCCATCGACGGCGATGCTTCGCGCGAGCGCCTCGCAGACGACGAAGACCGCGTGCGAGAGCTCCTCGAAGGCATCGCTTCCCTGCTCGATGAGGGCCGCATCAGGTGCAGCTGCACCTGATGCGAGCAGGATGCACGTATCGTTCGTGGATGTGTCAGAGTCGACTGTGATCTTGTTGAAGGTGCGGGTTGCCGATGCCGCGAGTATCGCGTGCAGGGCCGCGGGACCGATCGGGGCGTCGGTGGTGATGCACGCGATCATGGTCGCCATATCGGGCATGATCATACCCGATCCCTTGCACATGCCGCCGACGGTGAATGTGCGATCGACGTACTCCAACGTCGCGCTGCGATAGAGAACCGCATACTCCTTGGGATTGGTGTCGGTTGTCATGATCGCGCGCGCCGCCATGGCGCCTCCGTCTCGCGACAGACGATCGAATGCATCCGGCACGCCGGTCTCAAACGGTCCGATGTCCAGCGGCTGGCCGATCACTCCCGTCGAGGCGACAAGGACCTGCTCGGGCTCGCAGCCCATGACCTGCGAGGCGATGTCGCAGGTTTCCCGTGCCGTGACCATCCCGGGCTCTCCGGTCGCCGCGTTGGCGTTGCCCGAGTTGATGACCACCCCTCGGATCGTACCGTGGCCACGTGACGCACCTCCCAGGTGAGCGCGACTCACGCGCACCGGTGCCGCGCAAAACGCGTTGCGCGTGAACACCGCGGCAGCTGAGCAAACATCGTCTGCGACCACCAGCGCCAGATCCGGGCGCGCCGGATCCCGGCGAAAGCCCGCATGCACGCCCGCTGCTCTAAAACCCTGCGCGGACGTGATCCCGCCGTCGGGCACCGCGCGAATCCGCGCGTCGAACTCATCTGTGTCCATCCATGTTCTCCTTGATGAGATGTGTGAATCCATCTGTATGCCAACGATGCTTCGCCCCGCGTCTCGCGGGGCGAAGCATCACACCGGAAGAGCCGCCAGCGGCAATCCCCGGCTCTCGTCGAACCCAAACAAGGTGTTCGCGCATTGCACGGCCTGACCTGCGGCCCCCTTGCACAGATTGTCGATCGCGGCGACCGCGATCAAAGAATGCGTGCGCTCGCTGATGGCCAAACCGATCTGGCAGACATTGCTCCCCGCGACCGATGCCGTCCTCGGCATCTCGTCCTCATCCATGACTCGAACGAAAACCCGTCCGTTGAAGAAGTCCCGGTACCGAGATATCGCCTCTTCGCATGTCAACGCGGATGCCCACTCGGACGAAAGCACCATGGTGACCGTCGAGAGCAGACCGCGCTTGAGCGGCGCCAGATGCGGGGTGAACACCACGCGCCCGGGGGCACCGAGTATCTGCTCGATCTCGGGCGTGTGACGGTGCCGGCACACGCCGTATGCCTCAAGGTTCTCGTCGACATTGCAGAAATGCGTCCGAGCGCTTGCGGTGCGCCCCGCACCGGTCGCGCCCGAAATGGCATCGACCACGATCAGGCTCGTGGAATCGATCCAACCGGCATCCAGGGCCGGATAGGCCGCCAACGATGTCGCCGTGGGATAGCAGCCGGCACATGACACAAGAACCGGCTCTCCCTGAGCGCGCTGCTCGGCCGCCGCCACGAGCCCGTCGCCGAACAGCTCCGGTAGTCCGAAAAACCGCGTACTCAGA
It encodes the following:
- the argJ gene encoding bifunctional glutamate N-acetyltransferase/amino-acid acetyltransferase ArgJ, with the protein product MDTDEFDARIRAVPDGGITSAQGFRAAGVHAGFRRDPARPDLALVVADDVCSAAAVFTRNAFCAAPVRVSRAHLGGASRGHGTIRGVVINSGNANAATGEPGMVTARETCDIASQVMGCEPEQVLVASTGVIGQPLDIGPFETGVPDAFDRLSRDGGAMAARAIMTTDTNPKEYAVLYRSATLEYVDRTFTVGGMCKGSGMIMPDMATMIACITTDAPIGPAALHAILAASATRTFNKITVDSDTSTNDTCILLASGAAAPDAALIEQGSDAFEELSHAVFVVCEALARSIAVDGEGASRLVTVNVTGAATPADADTLARAVANSPLVKTAIAGRDCNWGRVAMALGKCGALFRQEDVAIDIMGIPVCRGGLAVPFDEREARRRFESSEIVISADVGAGSCATRVWTCDLTSDYVKINGDYRT
- the argC gene encoding N-acetyl-gamma-glutamyl-phosphate reductase, which translates into the protein MSIDVGIVGAAGYVGAELVRLLLDHPDFEVVAITSDADAGQTFASAYPSFSGVSDLVFTGHDDARLTECDAVFLAVPHTAAMALVPDLLSAGVTVIDLSADYRLAGADVFEQWYGVHHTSPQLLSTRFFGLPELFGDGLVAAAEQRAQGEPVLVSCAGCYPTATSLAAYPALDAGWIDSTSLIVVDAISGATGAGRTASARTHFCNVDENLEAYGVCRHRHTPEIEQILGAPGRVVFTPHLAPLKRGLLSTVTMVLSSEWASALTCEEAISRYRDFFNGRVFVRVMDEDEMPRTASVAGSNVCQIGLAISERTHSLIAVAAIDNLCKGAAGQAVQCANTLFGFDESRGLPLAALPV